One Phoenix dactylifera cultivar Barhee BC4 chromosome 8, palm_55x_up_171113_PBpolish2nd_filt_p, whole genome shotgun sequence genomic window carries:
- the LOC103702977 gene encoding isocitrate dehydrogenase [NADP]-like isoform X2: MALGKIKVANPIVEMDGDEMTRVIWKSIKDKLIFPFLDLNIKYFDLGLPNRDATNDKVTVESAEATLKYNVAIKCATITPDETRMKEFNLKSMWKSPNGTIRNILNGTVFREPIICKNVPRLIPGWTKPICIGRHAFGDQYRATDTVIKGPGKLKLVFEGQEEQAELEVFNFTGAGGVALSMYNTDESIRAFAEASMNMAYQKRWPLYLSTKNTILKKYDGRFKDIFQEVYEPEWKSKYEAAGIWYEHRLIDDMVAYALKSEGGYVWACKNYDGDVQSDFLAQGFGSLGLMTSVLVCIP, translated from the exons ATGGCGTTGGGGAAGATCAAGGTCGCGAACCCGATCGTCGAGATGGACG GGGATGAAATGACTCGGGTCATTTGGAAATCAATCAAAGATAAG CTTATTTTCCCATTTCTGGACTTGAATATCAAGTACTTTGACCTAGGACTTCCCAATCGTGATGCTACAAATGACAAAGTTACAGTTGAAAGTGCTGAAGCTACTCTTAA GTATAATGTTGCAATCAAATGTGCAACAATAACACCAG ATGAAACTCGTATGAAGGAGTTCAACCTAAAATCCATGTGGAAGAGTCCAAATGGGACAATCAGAAACATTTTGAACG gcaCCGTGTTCAGAGAGCCAATCATCTGCAAAAATGTTCCAAGGCTTATTCCAG GATGGACCAAACCCATATGCATTGGAAGACATGCTTTTGGTGATCAGTACCGTGCAACTGATACAGTTATTAAAGGACCTGGAAAGCTAAAATTAGTATTTG AGGGGCAAGAAGAGCAAGCTGAGCTAGAGGTGTTCAACTTCACTGGTGCTGGTGGAGTGGCCTTGTCTATGTACAACACCGATGAG TCCATTCGCGCTTTTGCTGAGGCTTCAATGAATATGGCTTACCAGAAAAGGTGGCCACTTTACCTTAGCACCAAAAATACAATTCTGAAGAAGTATGATGGAAG GTTTAAAGACATTTTTCAAGAGGTATATGAACCTGAATGGAAATCAAAGTATGAGGCTGCAGGAATATG GTATGAGCATCGTCTTATTGATGATATGGTTGCCTATGCACTTAAGAGTGAAGGTGGTTATGTATGGGCTTGCAAGAACTATGATGGAGATGTACAGAGTGATTTTTTAGCTCAAG GttttggatctcttggattGATGACATCAGTGCTGGTATGTATACCCTGA
- the LOC103702977 gene encoding isocitrate dehydrogenase [NADP]-like isoform X1, which translates to MALGKIKVANPIVEMDGDEMTRVIWKSIKDKLIFPFLDLNIKYFDLGLPNRDATNDKVTVESAEATLKYNVAIKCATITPDETRMKEFNLKSMWKSPNGTIRNILNGTVFREPIICKNVPRLIPGWTKPICIGRHAFGDQYRATDTVIKGPGKLKLVFEGQEEQAELEVFNFTGAGGVALSMYNTDESIRAFAEASMNMAYQKRWPLYLSTKNTILKKYDGRFKDIFQEVYEPEWKSKYEAAGIWYEHRLIDDMVAYALKSEGGYVWACKNYDGDVQSDFLAQGFGSLGLMTSVLVCPDGKTLEAEAAHGTVTRHYRVHQKGGETSTNSIASIFAWSRGLAHRAKLDNNGQLLDFTEKLEAACIGTVESGRMTKDLALLIFGSKVTRDQYLNTEEFIDAVAEELRARLPGKSKLSD; encoded by the exons ATGGCGTTGGGGAAGATCAAGGTCGCGAACCCGATCGTCGAGATGGACG GGGATGAAATGACTCGGGTCATTTGGAAATCAATCAAAGATAAG CTTATTTTCCCATTTCTGGACTTGAATATCAAGTACTTTGACCTAGGACTTCCCAATCGTGATGCTACAAATGACAAAGTTACAGTTGAAAGTGCTGAAGCTACTCTTAA GTATAATGTTGCAATCAAATGTGCAACAATAACACCAG ATGAAACTCGTATGAAGGAGTTCAACCTAAAATCCATGTGGAAGAGTCCAAATGGGACAATCAGAAACATTTTGAACG gcaCCGTGTTCAGAGAGCCAATCATCTGCAAAAATGTTCCAAGGCTTATTCCAG GATGGACCAAACCCATATGCATTGGAAGACATGCTTTTGGTGATCAGTACCGTGCAACTGATACAGTTATTAAAGGACCTGGAAAGCTAAAATTAGTATTTG AGGGGCAAGAAGAGCAAGCTGAGCTAGAGGTGTTCAACTTCACTGGTGCTGGTGGAGTGGCCTTGTCTATGTACAACACCGATGAG TCCATTCGCGCTTTTGCTGAGGCTTCAATGAATATGGCTTACCAGAAAAGGTGGCCACTTTACCTTAGCACCAAAAATACAATTCTGAAGAAGTATGATGGAAG GTTTAAAGACATTTTTCAAGAGGTATATGAACCTGAATGGAAATCAAAGTATGAGGCTGCAGGAATATG GTATGAGCATCGTCTTATTGATGATATGGTTGCCTATGCACTTAAGAGTGAAGGTGGTTATGTATGGGCTTGCAAGAACTATGATGGAGATGTACAGAGTGATTTTTTAGCTCAAG GttttggatctcttggattGATGACATCAGTGCTG GTGTGCCCTGATGGGAAAACACTTGAAGCTGAGGCTGCACATGGCACAGTCACACGTCATtaccgggttcaccaaaaaggAGGTGAAACTAGTACAAATAGCATTGCTTCAATCTTTGCCTGGTCACGTGGGCTTGCGCACAG GGCGAAGCTAGATAACAATGGCCAGCTGCTTGATTTCACTGAAAAACTTGAAGCTGCTTGTATAGGAACCGTGGAGTCTGGAAGGATGACCAAAGACCTCGCTCTCCTCATTTTTGGATCCAA GGTTACAAGAGATCAGTATCTGAACACTGAAGAGTTTATTGATGCGGTGGCAGAAGAACTGAGGGCAAGACTTCCTGGCAAATCAAAGTT GTCTGATTAG
- the LOC103703048 gene encoding uncharacterized protein LOC103703048 produces MSYLSSLAAFPRSVQKRPFIFSIPQRRPKSPTSCLRIGAEEIAGLAHNKVLVAATLASAIGQISKPLTSAINGKGIDPKAAVRSGGMPSTHSASVVAAATSLGLQRGFSDSIFGMSVVFAALVMYDAQGVRREVGYHAKILNKLLKIQDKSTLDPEEDDLNDSKHGTSSINSKEIVPLVSISEKANSYTSRLESNQVRCSGITPRKLGAMPSLNVDVKDSSEKTYSKCNPLNELVGHTEIQVLVGALLGFIVSLAIDTIL; encoded by the exons ATGTCCTATCTCTCTTCTTTGGCTGCTTTCCCTCGCTCCGTACAGAAGCGGCCCTTCATCTTCTCGATTCCGCAAAGGAGACCCAAATCTCCAACTAGTTGTCTGAGAATTGGGGCAGAGGAGATCGCAGGGCTCGCCCACAACAAG GTGTTAGTAGCAGCTACTCTTGCCTCTGCGATCGGGCAGATCTCCAAGCCGTTGACTTCGGCTATTAATGGGAAGGGAATCGATCCGAAGGCGGCGGTTCGGTCAGGCGGAATGCCGTCGACTCATTCAGCT AGCGTTGTAGCTGCTGCAACTTCTCTTGGTCTACAAAG GGGATTTTCAGATTCGATCTTTGGCATGTCCGTGGTCTTTGCTGCACTTGTAATGTACGATGCCCAG ggagttagaagaGAGGTGGGTTACCATGCAAAGATTTTGAACAAGCTACTGAAAATCCAAGACAAGTCAACTCTTGATCCAGAGGAAGATGATCTAAATGATTCTAAACATGGAACATCCTCTATAAATTCCAAGGAAATTGTCCCCCTTGTCTCCATCTCTGAGAAGGCAAATTCTTATACATCAAGATTGGAATCCAATCAAGTTCGCTGTTCTGGAATTACACCAAGGAAATTGGGTGCAATGCCAAGTTTGAACGTTGATGTTAAAGATTCATCTGAGAAAACCTACAGCAAATGCAATCCATTGAATGAATTGGTTGGTCACACAGAAATTCAGGTTCTAGTTGGTGCTCTGTTGGGTTTCATTGTAAGTTTAGCCATTGATACTATATTATAA